In Biomphalaria glabrata chromosome 11, xgBioGlab47.1, whole genome shotgun sequence, the following proteins share a genomic window:
- the LOC106077888 gene encoding intersectin-2-like isoform X2, which produces MATTSGYDLEEFRKKLIHEAKTELELRGKELTAYVQQMVAAEAERLEREKARGREKEKEEAERLEREKARGREKEKEEADRIEREKVREAEKLEREKVREAERIEREKKEEADRKVRIQVEQMRIEASVSVPTEGNSNNSANIESHSSAAWMKKKIQPFAEDKDDIGDYLKRFEIKLAKFNVQEKEWSEILLDFVHGKALTICQNHDHSMQNSYQVLKKELLNAYGHNAATFRKKYYENTPSSQVDPQTTINSEKDFFTKWLGFQNVENTYEGLRNFILIDNFINKCDPQLQSFVKERNPKVIEDLVEIIRIFKNAYPNNPLSVSDHKKVIDLVNYVKRNDVSDRDYGRRNDRSRERGNNGRDRYEGLNDRPWENENNGRESYDRRIDRPKAGDRNFRDVTCFNCQEKGHMAYQCKKHRGNGAGNGNTQDNSGTRGRRGNQGNRRQVRDNRPPDRVNFVRSIQDRDRDSGHSEPDEEINYVDCGEDRFKLYPGMINNKQVNVIRDTASSTLAVRGGLVKSKDYLGYTKSVRLADGAVKRFEACKVFLRSPLYTGYCEGVAMPRLSRDVLLGNVTGVKAASDKQVRSWRSRYNNMRRNKPSNDRICFNCHKHGHIAKDCWSRAEQSEQKIASSDRRRRSVSDSDDRRDDYGSGNRKSYRGRRPQAGYSGVRRDVNSSWREQMYESCR; this is translated from the exons ATGGCAACTACTTCAGGTTACGACCTGgaagaatttagaaaaaaactaattcatGAAGCTAAGACAGAACTAGAACTGCGCGGCAAAGAACTAACTGCCTATGTACAGCAGATGGTGGCGGCAGAAGCAGAAcgcttggagagagagaaagctagaggcagagaaaaagaaaaagaagaagcagaacgcttggagagagagaaagctagagggagagaaaaagaaaaagaagaagcagatcgcATAGagcgggaaaag gttagagaggcagaaaagttagagagggaaaaggttagagaggcggaacgcatcgagagggagaaaaaagaagaggcggacagaaAAGTGAGAATTCAAGTAGAACAGATGAGGATAGAGGCTAGTGTAAGTGTGCCCACCGAAGGAAACAGCAACAATAGTGCCAACATAGAAAGCCATAGTAGCGCCGCATGgatgaagaagaaaatccaaccttTTGCGGAAGACAAGGACGACATCGGCGACTATCTGAAAcgctttgaaattaaacttgCAAAGTTTAATGTTCAGGAGAAGGAGTGGTCCGAAATCTTGTTGGACTTCGTACATGGGAAAGCCCTCACGATTTGCCAAAACCATGACCACTCCATGCAAAACAGCTATCAGGTGCTAAAGAAGGAACTGCTAAACGCATACGGGCACAACGCGGCAACATTCCGAAAGAAGTATTACGAAAACACCCCATCCAGCCAAGTTGATCCACAAACAACTATCAACTCAGAGAAAGACTTCTTCACTAAATGGCTCGGATTCCAGAATGTAGAGAACACCTACGAGGGGTTAAGGAATTTTATCTTGATTGATAACTTTATCAATAAGTGCGACCCTCAGCTGCAGTcttttgtaaaagaaagaaaccctaAGGTAATTGAAGACTTGGTAGAAATTATTAGGATCTTTAAGAATGCTTACCCAAACAACCCACTTTCAGTTAGCGaccacaaaaaagttattgacctGGTAAATTATGTAAAGAGAAATGATGTTAGTGATAGGGATTATGGTAGGAGAAATGATAGGTCCAGGGAACGTGGGAACAATGGTCGGGACAGGTATGAAGGCTTAAATGATAGACCttgggaaaatgaaaacaatggcaGGGAAAGTTATGATAGGAGAATAGATAGACCTAAAGCGGGTGATAGAAACTTTAGGGACGTTACATGTTTTAACTGTCAGGAAAAGGGACACATGGCATACCAGTGTAAGAAACATAGAGGGAATGGAGCTGGCAATGGGAATACACAGGATAATAGTGGCACTAGGGGTAGGAGAGGTAATCAAGGAAACCGTAGACAAGTGAGGGATAATCGACCACCGGATAGGGTTAATTTTGTAAGGAGCATCCAAGACAGGGATCGTGATAGTGGACATAGTGAAccagatgaagaaattaattacgttgattgtggggaagatagatttaaactatatccaggcatgataaataataaacaggtaaATGTGATCCGGGACACAGCTAGCAGTACACTCGCGGTTCGAGGGGGATTAGTGAAATCTAAGGATTATTTAGGCTATACCAAATCAGTCAGGTTGGCAGACGGCGCAGTTAAGAGATTCGAAgcgtgcaaagtgttccttcgaTCTCCATTATACACAGGGTATTGCGAAGGTGTAGCCATGCCAAGGTTATCTAGAGATGTTTTACTTGGAAATGTAACAGGTGTCAAAGCCGCTTCGGACAAGCAGGTTAGAAGTTGGAGAAGCAGGTATAACAACATGAGGCGAAATAAACCTAGTAATGACAGAATTTGTTTTAACTGCCATAAACATGGGCACATCGCTAAAGACTGTTGGAGTAGGGCAGAACAGTCTGAGCAGAAGATTGCGAGTTCGGATAGGAGGCGCAGGTCTGTATCCGATAGTGATGATAGAAGAGATGACTATGGTAGCGGTAATCGCAAGTCATACAGAGGTAGAAGGCCACAAGCGGGCTATAGTGGTGTAAGAAGAGATGTTAACTCCAGTTGGAGAGAACAAATGTATGAGTCGTGTAGATAG
- the LOC106077888 gene encoding intersectin-2-like isoform X1, with product MATTSGYDLEEFRKKLIHEAKTELELRGKELTAYVQQMVAAEAERLEREKARGREKEKEEAERLEREKARGREKEKEEADRIEREKVRETEKLEREKVREAEKLEREKVREAERIEREKKEEADRKVRIQVEQMRIEASVSVPTEGNSNNSANIESHSSAAWMKKKIQPFAEDKDDIGDYLKRFEIKLAKFNVQEKEWSEILLDFVHGKALTICQNHDHSMQNSYQVLKKELLNAYGHNAATFRKKYYENTPSSQVDPQTTINSEKDFFTKWLGFQNVENTYEGLRNFILIDNFINKCDPQLQSFVKERNPKVIEDLVEIIRIFKNAYPNNPLSVSDHKKVIDLVNYVKRNDVSDRDYGRRNDRSRERGNNGRDRYEGLNDRPWENENNGRESYDRRIDRPKAGDRNFRDVTCFNCQEKGHMAYQCKKHRGNGAGNGNTQDNSGTRGRRGNQGNRRQVRDNRPPDRVNFVRSIQDRDRDSGHSEPDEEINYVDCGEDRFKLYPGMINNKQVNVIRDTASSTLAVRGGLVKSKDYLGYTKSVRLADGAVKRFEACKVFLRSPLYTGYCEGVAMPRLSRDVLLGNVTGVKAASDKQVRSWRSRYNNMRRNKPSNDRICFNCHKHGHIAKDCWSRAEQSEQKIASSDRRRRSVSDSDDRRDDYGSGNRKSYRGRRPQAGYSGVRRDVNSSWREQMYESCR from the exons ATGGCAACTACTTCAGGTTACGACCTGgaagaatttagaaaaaaactaattcatGAAGCTAAGACAGAACTAGAACTGCGCGGCAAAGAACTAACTGCCTATGTACAGCAGATGGTGGCGGCAGAAGCAGAAcgcttggagagagagaaagctagaggcagagaaaaagaaaaagaagaagcagaacgcttggagagagagaaagctagagggagagaaaaagaaaaagaagaagcagatcgcATAGagcgggaaaag gttagagagacagaaaagttggagagggaaaaggttagagaggcagaaaagttagagagggaaaaggttagagaggcggaacgcatcgagagggagaaaaaagaagaggcggacagaaAAGTGAGAATTCAAGTAGAACAGATGAGGATAGAGGCTAGTGTAAGTGTGCCCACCGAAGGAAACAGCAACAATAGTGCCAACATAGAAAGCCATAGTAGCGCCGCATGgatgaagaagaaaatccaaccttTTGCGGAAGACAAGGACGACATCGGCGACTATCTGAAAcgctttgaaattaaacttgCAAAGTTTAATGTTCAGGAGAAGGAGTGGTCCGAAATCTTGTTGGACTTCGTACATGGGAAAGCCCTCACGATTTGCCAAAACCATGACCACTCCATGCAAAACAGCTATCAGGTGCTAAAGAAGGAACTGCTAAACGCATACGGGCACAACGCGGCAACATTCCGAAAGAAGTATTACGAAAACACCCCATCCAGCCAAGTTGATCCACAAACAACTATCAACTCAGAGAAAGACTTCTTCACTAAATGGCTCGGATTCCAGAATGTAGAGAACACCTACGAGGGGTTAAGGAATTTTATCTTGATTGATAACTTTATCAATAAGTGCGACCCTCAGCTGCAGTcttttgtaaaagaaagaaaccctaAGGTAATTGAAGACTTGGTAGAAATTATTAGGATCTTTAAGAATGCTTACCCAAACAACCCACTTTCAGTTAGCGaccacaaaaaagttattgacctGGTAAATTATGTAAAGAGAAATGATGTTAGTGATAGGGATTATGGTAGGAGAAATGATAGGTCCAGGGAACGTGGGAACAATGGTCGGGACAGGTATGAAGGCTTAAATGATAGACCttgggaaaatgaaaacaatggcaGGGAAAGTTATGATAGGAGAATAGATAGACCTAAAGCGGGTGATAGAAACTTTAGGGACGTTACATGTTTTAACTGTCAGGAAAAGGGACACATGGCATACCAGTGTAAGAAACATAGAGGGAATGGAGCTGGCAATGGGAATACACAGGATAATAGTGGCACTAGGGGTAGGAGAGGTAATCAAGGAAACCGTAGACAAGTGAGGGATAATCGACCACCGGATAGGGTTAATTTTGTAAGGAGCATCCAAGACAGGGATCGTGATAGTGGACATAGTGAAccagatgaagaaattaattacgttgattgtggggaagatagatttaaactatatccaggcatgataaataataaacaggtaaATGTGATCCGGGACACAGCTAGCAGTACACTCGCGGTTCGAGGGGGATTAGTGAAATCTAAGGATTATTTAGGCTATACCAAATCAGTCAGGTTGGCAGACGGCGCAGTTAAGAGATTCGAAgcgtgcaaagtgttccttcgaTCTCCATTATACACAGGGTATTGCGAAGGTGTAGCCATGCCAAGGTTATCTAGAGATGTTTTACTTGGAAATGTAACAGGTGTCAAAGCCGCTTCGGACAAGCAGGTTAGAAGTTGGAGAAGCAGGTATAACAACATGAGGCGAAATAAACCTAGTAATGACAGAATTTGTTTTAACTGCCATAAACATGGGCACATCGCTAAAGACTGTTGGAGTAGGGCAGAACAGTCTGAGCAGAAGATTGCGAGTTCGGATAGGAGGCGCAGGTCTGTATCCGATAGTGATGATAGAAGAGATGACTATGGTAGCGGTAATCGCAAGTCATACAGAGGTAGAAGGCCACAAGCGGGCTATAGTGGTGTAAGAAGAGATGTTAACTCCAGTTGGAGAGAACAAATGTATGAGTCGTGTAGATAG